In the Euphorbia lathyris chromosome 5, ddEupLath1.1, whole genome shotgun sequence genome, one interval contains:
- the LOC136228631 gene encoding disease resistance protein RPV1-like isoform X2, whose protein sequence is METIQAFRWGTNAVEGLALNEPGLKHTWMTKSFKKMKMLRLLQLNYVGLKGSYVHISTKLRWLCWREFPSEYMPSDLSLKNLIALDMRHISLKQFIESGQSATKLKFLNLNHSHELVGIPDFEGCQSLEKLMLKDCTRLKNIGDTVGLLSNLLFLNFQDCKSLKNLPGSIGGLKALERLDMSGCSKLEELPNSIGNLTHLTFLSLENCEKLGHLPGSIGKLKLLQDLNLSRCSKLEVLPESFGFLTSLISLNLRNSENLKSLPESIGNLKSLKKLDMSGCLKLENLPESTGYFDSLLSWNLQDCKNLQNFPSNIFGLRSLQRLNMSGCSKLKELPQELGNMESLVSLILDETGVNSLPESIRKIKRLERLSLHECPLIFSPGNSSHISKILPYSLKELDLSYCNIMDGMIPNDLDGFSFLKDLKLCGNQFIRLPTSICSLPKLKLLHLSDCRMLPSIPLLPSSVQDINADDCSSLESIDLRNIAGNSNFEFEGCVNLTNMEGYFNSEPLEVEVAEKLVGSSVSDWIRNFSVRRIDNLAQADKKCPPQAVSEMGMYSIFLPGSPIPTWFSHQNEGDTVSLNVPQLDPSSTITGVITFGVYAWKGNSDVYNCQPHITITNRTKMFQWAYNPLITYFSSDVEQDMSWMCYWIFDNHKNDADQADTGWRFKDETEQGDEVEFSLDMGFGVDVKMCGIHLLCLQPNNCGSLSDELAIVSSATSRHQNRFDYRAAQTLIKESNGELTFSYEDPPVTEELNQWEYYRSEKLHEMSLMNKRAYEDC, encoded by the exons ATGGAGACTATCCAGGCATTTAGATGG GGTACAAATGCAGTAGAAGGCCTTGCTTTGAACGAGCCAGGATTAAAACACACATGGATGACCAAGAGTTTCAAGAAGATGAAAATGCTAAGGCTGCTTCAGCTTAACTATGTTGGCCTAAAAGGAAGTTACGTGCATATCTCTACCAAGTTAAGGTGGTTGTGCTGGCGGGAATTTCCTTCGGAATATATGCCTTCAGATCTCAGTCTCAAAAATCTGATTGCTCTTGATATGCGACATATCAGCCTAAAACAGTTTATCGAATCAGGACAG TCGGCAACAAAACTGAAATTCCTTAACCTCAACCACTCTCACGAGCTTGTTGGAATCCCTGATTTTGAGGGCTGCCAAAGTCTCGAGAAGCTGATGCTAAAAGATTGCACTAGATTGAAAAATATTGGTGACACAGTTGGACTTCTTTCTAATCTTCTCTTCTTGAATTTTCAAGATTGCAAGAGCCTTAAGAATCTTCCAGGAAGTATAGGTGGACTAAAAGCACTTGAACGACTTGATATGTCAGGCTGCTCCAAACTTGAAGAGCTCCCCAACTCGATTGGAAACCTAACTCACCTAACATTTTTGTCTTTGGAAAATTGTGAGAAACTTGGGCATCTTCCGGGAAGCATCGGTAAGCTAAAATTACTTCAGGATCTAAACTTGTCCCGCTGCTCAAAACTCGAGGTATTGCCCGAATCATTTGGATTTTTGACTAGCCTCATTTCCTTGAATTTAAGAAACTCTGAGAACCTTAAGAGTCTTCCAGAAAGTATTGGCAATTTAAAGTCGCTTAAGAAGCTTGACATGTCTGGCTGCTTGAAACTTGAGAACTTGCCCGAGTCTACTGGATATTTTGATTCCCTTCTTTCCTGGAACTTGCAAGACTGCAAGAATCTACAGAACTTCCCTAGCAACATTTTCGGTCTAAGATCACTTCAAAGGCTTAACATGTCAGGCTGCTCAAAACTCAAGGAATTGCCGCAGGAACTGGGGAATATGGAATCCTTGGTTTCTCTTATTCTTGATGAAACTGGTGTAAATTCTCTGCCTGAGAGCATCAGAAAAATTAAAAGGCTCGAACGTTTGAGTTTGCATGAATGTCCTCTTATCTTTTCGCCTGGAAACAGTTCACATATTAGCAAAATTTTACCATATTCTCTAAAAGAGTTGGATCTCAGCTACTGTAACATAATGGATGGTATGATTCCCAATGATCTTGATGGATTTTCTTTCTTGAAAGACTTGAAATTATGTGGAAACCAGTTCATAAGGTTACCGACTAGTATATGCAGTCTGCCAAAACTTAAACTGCTTCACTTGAGTGACTGTAGAATGCTTCCATCTATACCGCTGCTACCCTCAAGTGTTCAGGACATAAATGCTGATGATTGTTCATCATTGGAAAGCATTGATCTGAGGAACATCGCCGGAAATTCAAACTTTGAGTTCGAGGGGTGtgtaaatttaacaaatatGGAAGGCTATTTCAACTCGGAACCATTAGAAGTTGAAGTTGCTGAAAAACTTGTTGGAAGCTCAGTCTCTGACTGGATTAGAAACTTTTCAGTCCGCAGGATAGACAATCTTGCACAGGCGGATAAGAAGTGCCCTCCACAG GCTGTTTCCGAGATGGGCATGTACAGCATTTTCTTACCAGGCAGTCCAATTCCAACATGGTTCAGCCATCAAAATGAAGGTGATACTGTGTCCTTGAATGTTCCTCAACTCGATCCGAGTTCAACCATCACCGGAGTTATTACATTTGGTGTCTACGCATGGAAAGGGAACTCCGACGTATACAACTGTCAACCCCACATCACAATTACTAACAGAACCAAAATGTTTCAATGGGCATATAATCCATTAATCACCTACTTTTCAAGTGATGTTGAGCAAGATATGAGTTGGATGTGCTACTGGATATTCGACAATCACAAGAATGATGCTGATCAAGCCGATACAGGGTGGCGATTTAAGGATGAAACGGAGCAAGGGGATGAAGTCGAGTTTTCACTTGACATGGGGTTCGGAGTTGATGTCAAAATGTGTGGCATCCACTTGCTTTGCCTGCAGCCTAACAACTGCGGCTCGCTATCAGATGAGCTAGCAATCGTTTCTTCTGCAACATCCCGACATCAAAACAGGTTCGACTATAGGGCTGCTCAAACGTTAATAAAGGAGAGCAATGGAGAATTAACATTCTCGTATGAAGACCCACCTGTCACTGAGGAACTTAACCA GTGGGAATACTATAGGAGTGAAAAGTTACACGAAATGAGTTTAATGAATAAGAGAGCATATGAAGACTGCTAA
- the LOC136228631 gene encoding disease resistance protein RPV1-like isoform X1, with amino-acid sequence MRRCLVKVGSNDKLVMHNLLRELGRGIVRQENAIDPGERSRLWDYEDVIDVLTDKMGTNAVEGLALNEPGLKHTWMTKSFKKMKMLRLLQLNYVGLKGSYVHISTKLRWLCWREFPSEYMPSDLSLKNLIALDMRHISLKQFIESGQSATKLKFLNLNHSHELVGIPDFEGCQSLEKLMLKDCTRLKNIGDTVGLLSNLLFLNFQDCKSLKNLPGSIGGLKALERLDMSGCSKLEELPNSIGNLTHLTFLSLENCEKLGHLPGSIGKLKLLQDLNLSRCSKLEVLPESFGFLTSLISLNLRNSENLKSLPESIGNLKSLKKLDMSGCLKLENLPESTGYFDSLLSWNLQDCKNLQNFPSNIFGLRSLQRLNMSGCSKLKELPQELGNMESLVSLILDETGVNSLPESIRKIKRLERLSLHECPLIFSPGNSSHISKILPYSLKELDLSYCNIMDGMIPNDLDGFSFLKDLKLCGNQFIRLPTSICSLPKLKLLHLSDCRMLPSIPLLPSSVQDINADDCSSLESIDLRNIAGNSNFEFEGCVNLTNMEGYFNSEPLEVEVAEKLVGSSVSDWIRNFSVRRIDNLAQADKKCPPQAVSEMGMYSIFLPGSPIPTWFSHQNEGDTVSLNVPQLDPSSTITGVITFGVYAWKGNSDVYNCQPHITITNRTKMFQWAYNPLITYFSSDVEQDMSWMCYWIFDNHKNDADQADTGWRFKDETEQGDEVEFSLDMGFGVDVKMCGIHLLCLQPNNCGSLSDELAIVSSATSRHQNRFDYRAAQTLIKESNGELTFSYEDPPVTEELNQWEYYRSEKLHEMSLMNKRAYEDC; translated from the exons ATGCGGAGATGTCTTGTCAAAGTTGGCTCTAATGATAAGTTGGTGATGCACAATTTGCTTCGAGAATTGGGAAGAGGGATCGTCCGCCAAGAGAATGCCATAGATCCCGGGGAGCGTAGTAGATTATGGGATTATGAAGATGTAATAGATGTTTTAACAGATAAAATG GGTACAAATGCAGTAGAAGGCCTTGCTTTGAACGAGCCAGGATTAAAACACACATGGATGACCAAGAGTTTCAAGAAGATGAAAATGCTAAGGCTGCTTCAGCTTAACTATGTTGGCCTAAAAGGAAGTTACGTGCATATCTCTACCAAGTTAAGGTGGTTGTGCTGGCGGGAATTTCCTTCGGAATATATGCCTTCAGATCTCAGTCTCAAAAATCTGATTGCTCTTGATATGCGACATATCAGCCTAAAACAGTTTATCGAATCAGGACAG TCGGCAACAAAACTGAAATTCCTTAACCTCAACCACTCTCACGAGCTTGTTGGAATCCCTGATTTTGAGGGCTGCCAAAGTCTCGAGAAGCTGATGCTAAAAGATTGCACTAGATTGAAAAATATTGGTGACACAGTTGGACTTCTTTCTAATCTTCTCTTCTTGAATTTTCAAGATTGCAAGAGCCTTAAGAATCTTCCAGGAAGTATAGGTGGACTAAAAGCACTTGAACGACTTGATATGTCAGGCTGCTCCAAACTTGAAGAGCTCCCCAACTCGATTGGAAACCTAACTCACCTAACATTTTTGTCTTTGGAAAATTGTGAGAAACTTGGGCATCTTCCGGGAAGCATCGGTAAGCTAAAATTACTTCAGGATCTAAACTTGTCCCGCTGCTCAAAACTCGAGGTATTGCCCGAATCATTTGGATTTTTGACTAGCCTCATTTCCTTGAATTTAAGAAACTCTGAGAACCTTAAGAGTCTTCCAGAAAGTATTGGCAATTTAAAGTCGCTTAAGAAGCTTGACATGTCTGGCTGCTTGAAACTTGAGAACTTGCCCGAGTCTACTGGATATTTTGATTCCCTTCTTTCCTGGAACTTGCAAGACTGCAAGAATCTACAGAACTTCCCTAGCAACATTTTCGGTCTAAGATCACTTCAAAGGCTTAACATGTCAGGCTGCTCAAAACTCAAGGAATTGCCGCAGGAACTGGGGAATATGGAATCCTTGGTTTCTCTTATTCTTGATGAAACTGGTGTAAATTCTCTGCCTGAGAGCATCAGAAAAATTAAAAGGCTCGAACGTTTGAGTTTGCATGAATGTCCTCTTATCTTTTCGCCTGGAAACAGTTCACATATTAGCAAAATTTTACCATATTCTCTAAAAGAGTTGGATCTCAGCTACTGTAACATAATGGATGGTATGATTCCCAATGATCTTGATGGATTTTCTTTCTTGAAAGACTTGAAATTATGTGGAAACCAGTTCATAAGGTTACCGACTAGTATATGCAGTCTGCCAAAACTTAAACTGCTTCACTTGAGTGACTGTAGAATGCTTCCATCTATACCGCTGCTACCCTCAAGTGTTCAGGACATAAATGCTGATGATTGTTCATCATTGGAAAGCATTGATCTGAGGAACATCGCCGGAAATTCAAACTTTGAGTTCGAGGGGTGtgtaaatttaacaaatatGGAAGGCTATTTCAACTCGGAACCATTAGAAGTTGAAGTTGCTGAAAAACTTGTTGGAAGCTCAGTCTCTGACTGGATTAGAAACTTTTCAGTCCGCAGGATAGACAATCTTGCACAGGCGGATAAGAAGTGCCCTCCACAG GCTGTTTCCGAGATGGGCATGTACAGCATTTTCTTACCAGGCAGTCCAATTCCAACATGGTTCAGCCATCAAAATGAAGGTGATACTGTGTCCTTGAATGTTCCTCAACTCGATCCGAGTTCAACCATCACCGGAGTTATTACATTTGGTGTCTACGCATGGAAAGGGAACTCCGACGTATACAACTGTCAACCCCACATCACAATTACTAACAGAACCAAAATGTTTCAATGGGCATATAATCCATTAATCACCTACTTTTCAAGTGATGTTGAGCAAGATATGAGTTGGATGTGCTACTGGATATTCGACAATCACAAGAATGATGCTGATCAAGCCGATACAGGGTGGCGATTTAAGGATGAAACGGAGCAAGGGGATGAAGTCGAGTTTTCACTTGACATGGGGTTCGGAGTTGATGTCAAAATGTGTGGCATCCACTTGCTTTGCCTGCAGCCTAACAACTGCGGCTCGCTATCAGATGAGCTAGCAATCGTTTCTTCTGCAACATCCCGACATCAAAACAGGTTCGACTATAGGGCTGCTCAAACGTTAATAAAGGAGAGCAATGGAGAATTAACATTCTCGTATGAAGACCCACCTGTCACTGAGGAACTTAACCA GTGGGAATACTATAGGAGTGAAAAGTTACACGAAATGAGTTTAATGAATAAGAGAGCATATGAAGACTGCTAA
- the LOC136228632 gene encoding disease resistance protein RUN1-like, translating to MASTAASRWSYDVFLSFGGKDIRKGFTGHLFAALCRSGFNIFVDEEKLEDGEEIGEVALTGIKDSRLAIVLLSEEYAFSTCCMKELVQILKCKKEDDVWPIFYDVDPWHIKDIKGSYELAFIEHQKHFKEDIIKEWKDALQQITGFKGLDLSKHLDGVEANNIDHIVEEITTRLSPKMLHVAIHPVRLASLAKNVISLMANELKETRIVGIYGMGGIGKSTIAKEVFNSIHHMYKQCCFLENVREVSSSKGIAHLQRKLLSEVFGKRHENIDCPERGLNLIIEKLSKSKLLLVLDDVDNLDHVSKVLGNCDWLFPGSRVIITTRFKDFLNPSELYFQYKVDKMDVDDSLRLLSLHAFGQNHPFKDYAACARKIVHYCGGIPLATEVLGSSLSGQSVAVWNSRV from the exons ATGGCTTCAACCGCCGCTTCACGGTGGTCTTACGATGTGTTCCTGAGTTTCGGAGGTAAGGACATAAGAAAAGGCTTCACCGGCCACCTCTTTGCTGCTCTATGTCGGAGTGGATTCAACATATTTGTCGACGAGGAAAAGCTGGAAGACGGCGAGGAAATTGGAGAGGTAGCGTTGACAGGAATTAAGGACTCGAGATTAGCGATAGTCCTTTTGTCGGAGGAATATGCATTCTCCACTTGCTGTATGAAAGAGCTTGTCCAAATCCTGAAATGTAAGAAGGAAGATGATGTTTGGCCGATCTTTTATGATGTTGATCCATGGCATATTAAAGATATCAAAGGAAGCTATGAATTGGCATTCATTGAGCATCAAAAACATTTCAAGGAGGACATCATCAAGGAGTGGAAAGATGCTCTGCAACAAATTACTGGCTTCAAAGGCCTTGATCTATCTAAACATCTAGATGG CGTTGAAGCAAATAATATTGATCATATTGTTGAAGAGATAACAACAAGGCTAAGCCCAAAAATGCTTCATGTTGCAATACATCCGGTTAGGTTAGCATCTCTAGCTAAAAATGTAATTTCGTTAATGGCTAATGAGTTAAAAGAGACACGCATAGTTGGGATATATGGGATGGGAGGTATTGGTAAGTCAACTATTGCAAAGGAGGTTTTCAATTCAATCCACCATATGTATAAACAGTGCTGTTTCCTTGAAAATGTTAGAGAAGTCTCAAGTTCTAAAGGTATAGCTCACTTGCAAAGGAAACTTTTGAGTGAGGTATTTGGAAAAAGACATGAAAATATTGATTGTCCTGAAAGAGGCTTGAATTTGATTATAGAAAAACTATCTAAAAGCAAGCTTCTCCTTGTACTAGATGATGTTGATAATCTGGATCATGTGAGTAAAGTTCTTGGAAATTGTGATTGGCTATTTCCAGGAAGTAGAGTGATCATAACTACTAGATTCAAGGACTTTTTAAATCCATCTGAGTTATATTTCCAGTATAAGGTTGATAAAATGGATGTCGATGATTCTCTTCGTCTCCTTAGTTTACATGCCTTTGGACAAAATCACCCATTTAAAGATTATGCTGCATGTGCAAGAAAGATCGTACATTACTGTGGGGGGATTCCTTTAGCTACTGAAGTTTTGGGTTCTTCTTTGAGTGGCCAAAGTGTCGCTGTGTGGAATAGCAG GGTATGA
- the LOC136228630 gene encoding disease resistance protein RPV1-like, protein MASSTSDSAASRWNYDVFLSFGGNDIRKGFTGHLFAALCRSGINTFVDEKKLEYGEEIGELSLKGIKESRLALIILSRDYALSTWCLDELVQILKCKKEDDVWPIFYDVDPSDAEEIKGSYESAFVEHQKSFKEEIIKEWKDALQQVSYLKGLDLSNHFDGHEAQNIDHIVEEITRRVNPTMLNVAIHPVGLQSRVAEVISLMAIELEEMHVVGLYGMGGIGKSTIAKEVYNLIHHKFVSSCYLENVREVSSSKGIAYLQRQLLTEISGKKHEKIANPEIGLNVIVQKLCRNKVLVVLDDVDELDHVVKILGKCDWFFPGSRVIITTRIENFLNPSELYCQYEVDRLDYCDSLRLLSLHAFGEDHPDEDHVTCATKMLDYCGGIPLALEVLGSSLCGQSVAVWNSRLEKLKVIANDDIQSKLRTSYDSLVETEQFIFLDIACFFIGYNKEYVTKILDGCSFFPVQGIRTLIRRCLVKVGSNDKLVMHDLLRDMGRGIVRQENAIDPGERSRLWDYDDVIDVLTDKMGTNAVQGLALDKPGLEHTWNAKTFKKMKMLRLLRLNYVGLKGSYEYISNKLRWLCWREFPSDSIPSDLSLESLIVLDMRHSSLETFLISGQSVEKLKFLNLSHSHKLAEIPDFEGCRNLEKLKLKDCIRLEKIGDTIGLLTNLTFLTLEKCEDLRNLPGSIGYLKSLRELNLSHCSKLEVLPESFEHLSSLLTLNLQNCESLKSLPESIGNLESLEKLDMLGCSQLESLPEYIGHLNSLLFWSSQDCKNLKNFSSTIFGLRSLKELNMSGCSKLEELPEELGNLKSLAVLNLDKTGLRSLPKSIRYMEMLEHLSLSECPFIFSPGNSTELISILPYSVKDLDLRYCNIPDNVIPDDLRGFCCLEELKLCGNKFTNLPASIGNLPNLHRLYVNACEWLRSIPQLQSSLVNLQATDYFSLERIGLKNVTDDLRLEIKGSVNLKQLEGYFDLEPLEVEFAEKLVGSSIRDSIRNFSMRKIHASSNKTMPLQTLSERGIYSIFLPGSDVPAWFSHRNGGNIASLNVPRIDPGSTIIGVVTYATYAWKHGSNSCYRAPYITITNRTKMFAWLYKPPLTVFSSGLEQDISWMAYWIFNDHQKETDRLDTGWRFKDETEQGDQVEFSFDMGFGVSVKNSGIHLLLSQPDSFVSDELALICSATSKHHRRFTNSSPESLRIESNGDIKYEYMPRWSEEFMEWENHYIKRIAEVESMNKRVFEEC, encoded by the exons ATGGCTTCTTCAACCTCCGATTCCGCCGCTTCACGGTGGAATTACGATGTGTTCTTGAGTTTCGGAGGGAATGACATAAGAAAAGGCTTCACCGGCCACCTCTTTGCCGCTCTATGTCGGAGTGGAATCAACACTTTCGTCGACGAGAAAAAGCTGGAATACGGCGAGGAAATCGGAGAACTATCTTTGAAAGGAATCAAAGAGTCTAGATTAGCACTAATCATCCTGAGCAGAGACTATGCATTATCCACTTGGTGTTTAGATGAGCTTGTTCAAATCTTAAAATGTAAGAAAGAAGATGATGTTTGGCCGATTTTTTATGATGTTGATCCATCTGATGCGGAAGAGATCAAAGGAAGCTATGAATCCGCATTTGTTGAGCATCAGAAAAGTTTCAAGGAGGAGATCATCAAGGAGTGGAAAGATGCTCTGCAACAAGTTTCTTATTTGAAGGGTCTTGATCTATCTAACCATTTTGATGG GCATGAGGCGCAAAATATCGATCACATTGTTGAAGAGATAACAAGACGAGTAAACCCAACAATGCTCAATGTTGCAATCCATCCGGTTGGCTTACAGTCTCGAGTTGCAGAAGTGATCTCGCTAATGGCTATTGAATTAGAAGAGATGCACGTAGTTGGTTTATATGGGATGGGAGGCATAGGGAAGTCTACAATAGCTAAAGAGGTTTACAATTTGATCCACCATAAGTTCGTAAGTAGTTGTTATCTTGAAAATGTTAGAGAAGTATCAAGTTCAAAAGGTATTGCTTACTTGCAAAGGCAACTTTTGACGGAGATATCCGGAAAAAAGCATGAAAAGATAGCAAATCCGGAAATAGGCTTGAATGTTATCGTACAAAAACTATGTCGTAACAAGGTTCTTGTTGTGCTAGATGATGTTGATGAACTTGATCACGTAGTTAAGATTCTTGGAAAATGTGATTGGTTTTTTCCGGGGAGTAGAGTGATTATAACTACTCGAATTGAGAACTTCCTAAATCCGTCCGAGTTATATTGTCAATATGAGGTTGATAGATTGGACTACTGTGATTCTCTCCGACTCCTGAGCTTACATGCCTTTGGCGAAGATCATCCAGATGAAGATCATGTTACTTGTGCAACGAAAATGCTAGACTATTGCGGGGGGATTCCTTTAGCTCTCGAAGTTTTGGGTTCATCTTTATGCGGCCAAAGTGTTGCAGTGTGGAATAGCAGATTGGAAAAGCTTAAAGTGATTGCTAATGATGATATTCAAAGCAAACTCAGAACAAGTTATGATTCTCTAGTTGAAACTGAACAATTTATATTTCTCGATATAGCATGTTTCTTCATAGGGTATAATAAGGAGTACGTCACGAAAATACTAGACGGATGTAGTTTCTTCCCCGTTCAAGGCATTCGTACTCTCATCCGGAGATGTCTTGTAAAAGTAGGGTCTAACGATAAGTTGGTGATGCACGATTTGCTTCGAGACATGGGACGAGGGATCGTCCGCCAAGAGAATGCCATAGATCCCGGGGAGCGTAGTAGATTATGGGATTATGATGATGTAATTGATGTTTTAACGGATAAAATG GGTACAAATGCAGTACAAGGCCTTGCTTTGGACAAGCCGGGATTGGAACACACATGGAATGCAAAGACATTCAAGAAGATGAAAATGCTAAGGCTGCTTCGACTCAACTATGTCGGCCTAAAAGGAAGTTATGAGtatatctctaacaaattaagaTGGTTGTGTTGGCGGGAATTTCCTTCGGACTCTATACCATCTGATCTCAGTCTGGAAAGTCTGATTGTTCTTGATATGCGTCATAGCAGCCTGGAAACGTTTCTGATATCAGGACAG TCCGTGGAGAAGCTGAAGTTCCTTAACCTCAGCCACTCTCACAAGCTTGCTGAGATCCCGGACTTCGAAGGCTGCAGAAATCTTGAGAAACTGAAGTTGAAGGATTGCATTAGATTGGAAAAGATCGGTGACACAATTGGGCTTCTAACTAACCTTACTTTCTTGACTTTGGAAAAATGTGAGGATCTTCGGAATCTTCCGGGAAGCATCGGTTATCTAAAATCGCTTAGGGAGCTGAACTTGTCTCACTGCTCTAAACTTGAGGTGTTGCCTGAATCATTTGAACATTTGTCTAGCCTCCTCACCTTGAATTTACAAAACTGTGAGAGCCTTAAGAGTCTTCCAGAAAGCATCGGTAATCTCGAGTCACTCGAAAAGCTTGATATGCTAGGCTGCTCGCAGCTCGAGAGTTTACCCGAGTATATTGGACATCTTAACTCCCTTCTTTTCTGGAGTTCGCAAGACTGCAAGAATCTAAAGAATTTCAGTAGCACCATTTTTGGTCTAAGATCACTTAAGGAGCTTAACATGTCAGGCTGCTCAAAACTTGAGGAATTGCCCGAGGAACTCGGGAATTTGAAATCCTTGGCTGTTCTTAATCTTGATAAAACCGGATTACGTTCCCTTCCTAAAAGCATCAGATACATGGAAATGCTTGAACATTTAAGTTTGAGCGAATGCCCTTTTATCTTTTCGCCTGGAAACAGTACGGAACTTATTAGCATTTTACCATATTCTGTAAAAGATTTGGATCTCAGGTACTGTAACATACCGGATAATGTAATTCCCGATGATCTTCGAGGATTTTGTTGTTTGGAAGAGCTGAAATTATGTGGAAACAAGTTCACAAACCTACCAGCTAGCATAGGTAACCTTCCAAATCTTCACAGGCTTTACGTAAACGCATGCGAATGGCTTCGATCTATCCCGCAACTTCAGTCAAGTCTAGTAAACTTGCAAGCTACAGATTATTTTTCATTGGAAAGGATTGGTCTTAAAAACGTTACTGACGATTTACGTTTGGAGATCAAGGGCTCTGTGAACTTAAAACAACTCGAAGGGTATTTCGACTTGGAACCATTAGAAGTTGAGTTTGCTGAAAAACTTGTAGGAAGCTCAATCCGAGACTCAATTAGAAACTTCTCCATGCGTAAGATTCATGCATCGAGTAACAAGACAATGCCTTTGCAG ACTCTTTCCGAGAGGGGTATATACAGCATCTTCTTACCAGGGAGTGATGTTCCAGCATGGTTCAGCCATCGAAATGGCGGTAATATCGCCTCATTGAATGTGCCTAGAATCGATCCAGGTTCAACAATAATCGGAGTTGTTACATATGCTACCTATGCATGGAAACACGGGTCTAATTCTTGCTACCGAGCACCTTATATCACAATCACTAACAGAACCAAAATGTTCGCGTGGTTATATAAACCGCCTCTTACCGTCTTTTCGAGTGGTCTCGAGCAAGATATTAGTTGGATGGCCTACTGGATATTCAATGATCATCAGAAAGAGACTGATCGATTAGATACAGGATGGCGTTTTAAGGATGAAACCGAACAAGGGGACCAAGTCGAATTCTCATTCGATATGGGGTTCGGTGTTAGTGTTAAAAACTCTGGCATTCACCTGCTGCTTTCCCAGCCTGATAGCTTTGTTTCAGATGAACTTGCACTCATTTGTTCAGCAACATCCAAGCATCATAGACGGTTCACGAATTCGAGCCCCGAATCGTTAAGAATCGAGAGCAACGGAGATATAAAATACGAATATATGCCTCGCTGGAGTGAGGAATTTATGGA GTGGGAGAATCATTATATTAAAAGAATAGCTGAAGTTGAATCTATGAACAAGAGAGTGTTTGAAGAATGCTAA